Within Ovis aries strain OAR_USU_Benz2616 breed Rambouillet chromosome 3, ARS-UI_Ramb_v3.0, whole genome shotgun sequence, the genomic segment GCTCTCTAGATTtcggtttttaatttttttttttaaattgatgttcAAGACAGGACACTTCTAAATGTGATAGGTCTTTTCTAGAGGAAGGCAACTGGTATGTTCCAAATTCTTACAGGGGCACATTTTTTCCACTTGAGGCAGCTTCTGTTTCGTACAGGGAAACAGAACCACGGCTCTGTATCTAAACGTGGCACAGACAGGAGTGATGGGAATGCTTGGCAGAGAGAAGGCACACTGATGCCTAACGGGAGCGTGAAGAATGAGACCCATGACAGCCAAGGTTAGTTTTCAAAGCCTGGAAGGGATTCCAGCCTTCAGCATATGCCATCTCTGTGGGGAATGGGTTTGGCTCCCTCTCTGGAAAGATGGTCTGGGATTATTATTTCTGTTGTCATGGAAATTTATTCTAATGGCTTATTGGTATCACTCATGTGTTTTGGCAGTAGCTGCAAACCTGTTCTAAATCCAGTGCCATTCTTGATCCTGCTTATGTGATAGAATGCTTCTAAATTGTTTTGCCTTAGGAATATCTCCTGAGCCATATTCTTCTCCTACCATGCGTGTTTCTTTAGAAGCAGGGACTCTATTTAATGCATCTTTGTATATTCAAGAGTAGAAATAGAAGATAATAATGTGATCTTTAGGACTAATTTACCAACTTTCTATTGtctattaaggggaaaaaaataagacagAACTATGGTCCTCAAGTTACAGCACAGAACCGTGATTTGAGGGGAGGAGAGTGTTGAAATTTTAGGATCAGTGAATGAAATTCTGAGGTTTACTCTACATCATCGTACATCCTTACGTGGCCCATTTCATCTCTCCTTCTACAATCTTGAAATTAGACATCCTCTCTCATCAAGAGCCGGATCTCTTGACCTTTCTCCTTTCTTATTAACAGGATAACTTAGTTTGAAAAAGTAAACTAAAGCTATAGAACTTAACATGAAAAAGCAGTCTCTCCCCTACTTACCTTATCATCCTTGATTTCCACTTACCGGTAGCAGCCACTTTCAGCTACTTCAGCTGTTTCTTCTAACAGATAACATTTTCCTgtcattttacttaattttattcttCAACTTTAGACTTTATCCATTGACTCTGAACCCAGAGGATGAGGGTTTAGCAGTCTCAGAGTCGTCCCTCCCTCCACCCATAACCCTCACAAAAACTTTGGTTTTCCCTCATCTTCCCACTATAATTATGTCAGAATATTTCTTTGCGTCTTCATTTGTATTGACTATTTAAATGTTCACATTTAAGTACATTTTATGATGGCGTTTCCTCTTGTAATCTTTTTCCTTCAGGTCATAATAATTGCCTTTTTGTGGTTAATTTAGGTTATCATTAGCTCACTAATTCATCCTCAGTAGAGCCATAAAGCTCACTTTAGTAAATGAAACACACTGGGCAACCTGTCAgtctctctttgctttctcctgtgtttttctCGATTCCTTCTGTAGTAACAGTTCTAATCTGAACCGGTTACTATCTAGTTTAGCTCTGTAGCCATCATCCTGGGATCTTTACTTCACTGTCATTACAAGAATCCCCTTCACCTCTCTCTTGGGTTAGAGCCAGTGTCTGCTTCCTTTTTGGTTTTTCTCCTGGGTTTAATGGAGCACGTTCTGGAGTAGCTTTCTGAGAAAGGTAACCTGAGAGGCAAATTCTCTGAGAACTTCCCAGCCTGATGGTTCAGTGAGAAAGCCAACGAGGAGGTCATCACTGCAGGGCAGCGTGGCCTTGCTGTATGTGGTGGCGGACAGAACGGGAGGGCTGCTGTGGCTCCTCTCCAGCCTAATGGGATGCGAGGCAGCACACTGGTGTTTCCATTCCTTGTATATCTCACCTGCAGATTTTTTTCACTCTGTGGTGTGTGTATACCATTAAATGTGAGACCTGTGAGAAACTACCAAGGTAGTAGAGACCTACATCCATCCAATTGTGtcttcaattttatatatataatacttttaatatatatacacatatatacaattatatatatgcatatatatacttgtgtgtgtgtatatatatatataaataattttcccaagtaaaatactgtcttttaaaattatatactgtCTGTTAGAAATACGTGTCtgtggacttccctcgtggtccagtggttaagaatctgcctgctagtgcagtggccccaggtttgatccctggtctgggaaggttccacatgctgtggaccCGCTGAGCCCATTCCCCGCAACTATGGGAACGCTCgctctagagcttgtgctctataacaggagaagccgctgcggtgagaagcccacacaccacaactaaagaggagcccctgctcgctgcagctagagaaagcccgtgtgcagccaTGAAGTCCAGGgtaggcaaaaataaacaagataaaaaataCACGGTTGCTTCTCACATCATTCCTTGCCCATCTGTTCTCTGAGAACTCAGTTTCCACTGCTTCTGACAAATAGAGTTctaatttcagttttattcatcATCTGAATGGTCATGTCATGATGGATTCATGATAGATAGATGATTGCTTGTCCATTTTAAGCTGCTGGGTTTTCCACGTTTGGCCTTTACAGTTAGTAAACTCGAGGCCATTATTATAGGGACTGTTGATATTGGCGTGGGAGGGTAGAGGACACCGTATGAGCTAGACATGGTGAGATACCAACAGCAAGCAGCCCTTTAGCATGAGCCTTAGGCATGAAGAGAGGTCAGGAGGGGAACAAGCTACCAGGACCCGTGGAGAGTGGCCATGCAGGCGAGATCAGCTCGACAGGTGCTGCAGCCTTTGGAGTCTGGTGGGAACAGACAGCAGAATACATGCCCAGACTTCTCCCCCGACCCCTGCCCCTCCTTCCAGCTCCTGCTAGTATCTGTTAGTGTGTTAGGCCACTAGGGAATCGAAAGTCAAGGGTATCCTTTGATGGAGTCCATAAAGGTCAGTGTCCTGGGGCATAGAGTGGGGAGAAAAATGGTAGTGAGGCAAAAGGAAAATCTCCAGGATAGTtagagttaaaaatatttttggaagctGGAAACTTTTTTTGGAAGAAGAAAGAGTTCTACTGGAAGGGCTAAGTATAACCCTTGTAGACAGTTCCCTTCTGCCAAGACTGTGATTGCTTATCTCTCGCTGTATTAGAAGTTAGTCTGCAAGTAACACGCTTTGTTTTCTGTGGAATTGTGACGCACACCGATCTTCCTATTAGATCATTAATTAAATAACATTTGCTGATAACCCTGTCTGTCCCCCGCCCCCGTTTGCTGTAATTCCCTACAAATCGCTGTAGAATACCAGATATTTTCGTACTTCCTGGACCCTCTTGCCCATGAAATCAGCAGCGAAATATGTGTCCGTTTGGGCAAAAGGGAATGTGTGCAGCCCCCTAGCAGCTTCGTGTTTATTCTGCATTCCTCTCCTTTCTGTCCGAGGTGGCTGTGCAACATGCCTCACATGCTGCCTGCTGCAGAGTAACTGTAACGAGCTCTGCCTTTTGAACCTCTCAGCAGATGCTCCCTCGGCAGCCCTCTGGACCCAGACACTTTGACTTTGTTGTGTTCAGAAGGCCCTGCCTTTGACAGTGGCTCGTTTTTGTCTTTAGATGAGTGACAGCTTGCTCTTTGATACCTCAGATGATGAGGAGCTGAGAGAACAGCTGGATATGCATTCAATCATCGTCTCCTGCGTCAACGACGAGCCGCTCTTCACCGCAGACCAGGTACAAAGGAGGGTCCCCTCCATCAAGGAAAGGGAACGTCGGCTGCAAAACCGTTTCTTAATGTGTAATCCGAAGCAGATGGATTATGTTAGTTGGGAACATCTTTCAATATGTGTAGTTTTCCAAGATAAGCATTGTTAAAACAGTATAGCAGGTTACTTTAGAAGAAGGCTGTTGCTTCCACTGGAATCAGAAAAAATACtataatttttcctctttctttagaTTTGAGCAGACATGGAAAAACTATATCTGTGCAGAAATTACCTAGTTTCTCTAAAACTATGGAGAAGTCATTAGCACTTACTAGAAGTCCTTATTGTATACCCAGGAAAGAAGTGAGCATTATTCCTGTGGAGTGCTCTAGTAATGTCAACCCTATATTCATTTAAAACCTGTTGAATCGTCTTTCTCGTTTTCTGAATACTCTTCCCACTTCTGCTGTATGGTCAAACTGTAGTGCACGAACTTTTCACTGAAATCATgttccacagctactgaaactgTGAGTTCTGTATTTTTAGGTTGGAAAGATGAGGTCAGTAAAGAGATGTATGATGTCAAGATTGGGAGCGGTACGTTAAAAATGTGTCATCTTGAAGCTCCATCATATTTGTGGCTGGATCATCCTAGGCTTGAAGAGAGTGCTTAAAAAGCAGGAGAGTAAGTTAGACGACGGAGTGCAGGAAAACCCTGATCCTCTGCGGAGAGGTGTGACCCTGAGTGTTCGTCGCCTTCTCGGTTCTGTGCCTGAAAACCAAGCTGTCCCTGCTTTTGACTGACAGAAACAGATTCTTtgcctctttcagtgtcctgtttttgtgtttaaaaatgcCTATTTTGGAAACTCTTCTTACTAAATTAGTGTAATCCCCACTCCTTCAGGTTTGCTTCTATTTTTCCTTGGTGCTAAAAGGGTTAAACTTGCTTCATATTGTATTTTTTccctaatagtttttttttttttaaaactcttaggtctattttttttaagttatttttattgaagtctagttgatttacaatattgtgatagtttcagatacacagcaaagtgatttgtttatacataatgtatgtatatatctgtattgTTTAGATTTGTTATAACCTATTATagcatatataataatatataataatatattgaatatagttccccatgctatccAGTGAATCTTTATCTTGTTTATATATATGatagtgtgcatctgttaattcCATACTATTAATTTATCGTACTTCCCCTTCcccttggtaatcataagtttgtttgtttgtcttttaaatGGCAAACTTTtgttttggccacatggcatgcagaatcttagctcttccaccagggattgaacccttaccccttgcagtggaagcatggagtcctaactactagaCCATCACAGAAGTCCCTAAATATCCCTTTATCTTCCCTtgaattaatatttgaaaaattttttctgtTGATAAAGGAAAACTTCCCTGCCAAAGCAAGAATTTCTTGCTTTATGTGTAAAGgtttttacagtgttgtattttataaattttatgtcaATTTTATTAAATAGGTTTAGATTGAGTACTTGGATGTGGCATACGGTAAATTCTCTTGTCACTTGCTTTCTTTTAACTGTAACTGTGATCCCCTTCTGGGATGTCTCAAGtagatagtgtgtgtgtgtgtgtgtgtgtaatgtctATTCACGGCTGctctgggtctccgttgctgtgtGCTGaccttctctagctgtggcgagtgggggttactctcgAGCTGTGACGCTCGGGCTTCTCGCTGtgctgacttctcttgttgtggatcaGACTCGAgttcaggctcagtagtggtggcacacGGGCTTTGTTGCGTCttatcatgtgggatcttcccagaccagggattgaacacatgtcccctgcattggcagatgggttcttaaccacagaaccaccagggaagtcctatgcgTGTATTTTTAGCAGCAACTCAGAGATTACAAGATCTCATAGGGCCAACTGATATGTGATGAGTGTCTTAAATCATGTGCTGTTTACTTTTGTGTTTAGtatattgcaattttttttttttaataaacctgGTGTACTCTTGCAAACCTTTGATCATTCAGACAACCGACTCCTGCGCACTGCTGGTTAGTATAGAGTTAGGGGACTTCTACTCTGGTCGCTGCAGTTGAGCGTTGTGTTACAGATGGACCGTTCTACCTATGTGTGTTTGACTAACAgtggtttgtatattttggaaggtgattgaagaaattgaagaaatgATGCAGGAATCACCAGACCCAGAAGACGATGAAACGCCTACCCAGTCAGATCGGCTTTCTATGCTTTCCCAGGAAATTCAGACTCTTAAGAGGTCTAGCACCAGCAGTTATGAAGAGAGTAAGGAGCCTTACTTAAGTTAGTGCTGCCTGTGCGTCTGTGTATCTCAGCCATAGAGTGTGACCACCTTCAGGAACCTCTGGTTCTCACAGGCTGGGTTGCATACTCTTCCTCTCCTCACTCCCCGCCGGTGGTACTCAGggcatttgtttatctttgcttggGGACTGTGTCATATTTACCTTTGAATCCTATATTTGTCCGCTTGGGCTGCTGTAGAGAaataccacaggctgggtggcttaaaccacagaaatttgCTTCTTgctagttctggaggctagaagtctgagactGAGGTATTAGCAGGTctgatttcttctgaggcctcttccTCTGTCCTCACATGGACTTTCCTGTGGTATATCTGTGTCCTCATCTTCTCATTTTTAAGGGCATCAGTcacattggattagggcccaccctaatggcTTAATTTTAACTTCATTATCCCTTTCAAAATGCAGTCTCCAAATTCAGTCAtattctgaggtgctggggggTAGGGCTTCAACAATGTCCTATTTCTCTAGTATTTCCTGAGAATAAAGGGAAGTGCTGAAAAAAACCTGTAAAGGGTCTTCAGGGAATTGTCTGCCCTTCATCTTCCCAATTTTCAGTAAAATTCACACACTGGGGCATGTGTGTTTAAGTATGTATTTAGCTTGAGTCTTTCAAATGGACTTGGCCTCTCTTCGGAAGTGCCCCAGAACCCTGCTCAATGGCCTGTGATTTCTTTTCAGTACAGTGGTTTCCTGTACTCACTCtctgcttttgtgtttttttccttgcACAAGCTTATTAAGTCTTGACTGAAGTACTGTTCATGGAACCATTGATTTCAGACGAGTAAAAGATTTTGTTATACTTTTCTTCTTAGCCATTTGAGAAGTAACTTTGCCCACCTACCTCTCCTCAGACCTGCCCACCAAGAGTCTGAGGAGTCTGAGACAATCACAAACCATTTAATTGCTCAGAATACGATGTTTTTGCTCTTTGGGGAGAAACATTTTACTGTGCTGCCTTGAAACATTTCGGTCTTCGTGTCCACTCAGCTTTGCTTTTTGGTCACAGGGGTGAAAAGGCTGTCGGTATCTGAGTTAAATGAGCTGCTGGAGGAAATCGAGACGGCCATCAAGGAGTACTCCGAAGAGCTGGTGCAGCAGCTGGCCCTGCGAGACGAGCTGGAGTTTGAGAAAGAAGTGAAGAACAGCTTTATTTCTGTTCTCATCGAAgtgcaaaacaaacagaaagagcACAAAgagacagccaaaaagaaaaagaaactcaagaACGGCAGCTCTCAGAACGGGAAGAACGAGAGAAGCCACATGCCCGGCACAGTAAGTGGTGGTGCGTGGGTGACGCGAACACGCTGGAAGCAGCTTCCGCGAGGCCCGCAGAGGCTGGCAGGACCACGTGTGCAGGAGCAGGGCGTGCGCGGGGTCTTCACCAGAGAGCTGAAGGATTGCGTTCAAGACTGCCAGTGTGCTCTGCTCCTTCCGAGAGGTGTTTTCTTGTGGTGAGGGTGTGATGGTTATCTGGATAACTCAGTGCTGAAATGTTTAGGAGGGAggtaaagagaaggaagagagggacaaTAAAAGAGAATGTTTGAAGGAAAAGCTTTAGCAGGTGACCATTTCAATACCTCTCAATGTTAATAGAGGCTATTTATATTTGGCTGGTGGGCAACTGAATGATACTGCTCTCTCGTTTTTGTTCAGCCCTTGTGAGTTATATAGTAAGAAATGGGGTGCTTTTAGAGGTAGTTGAACTATACGGAGCCTAAAAGCAGAGGTtgacatttaaattgttttctcctGACTTATGAGTGAAGTTGGAATGAGAGGATGTTACAGGCAGTTCCATGACATTACCCGTTTGGCCTCGTATTTGGCCGACTAGACTATTACTGACTGGTGAAAACAACTCGAGGATATTTGAactttgacttttgttttctgcttttcatttttcataagtGGTGCTGTTAATTTCACTTGATTGAACTTCATTATAAACGTTAACTATTAAGTATTTGAGATACACTTCCTGTTGGTCTTATgggcatttcatttttctttgataaGTTGAGACCTTGTATCTTGCCACGTTTATGTTTGTATGCGAAGAagtgttggttttgttttaaacttgAATGGTTGGGCAAAGGGATTCATGTTCTAAATGGATTATACCTTTTAAATTCACGATAGTGATAACATGAGGATGCAAATTACATCAAACTGGCCGTTACTTCTTGCAGTTATAAAAATTCTGTCTTTGACTAAGTCTGATTTATTCTTTCTGAAGACTGCTTATCAGAGAAATAGATCTCATTGATCAGACTCTGATAGAATCCAGGAAAGAGCATGGCAGTTCTGGGATGTGGAACTACCAATGAGAGTTAATACAAACCAGAGAGAATCTTACTATTTAGTCCATTCATTATACTGTCTTTGGCCTATGAGTATATGCACATTTTCTTAGTTTAATGTTATTTGTACACTGAAAAGACAGTTTATAAACAGACTTTGCAAAAGTTGCCAGATATGTGGAACAAAATACTTTTTAGAAGTGGTGGTATTGGTTAAAGTGTTTAGTGACttctagcaatggcaccccactccagtactcttgcctggaaaatcccatggaggagcctggtgggctgcagtccatggggtcgctaagagtcggacacgactgagcaacttcactttcactttccactttcatgcattggagaaggcaatggcaacccactccagtgttcttgcctggagaatcccagggacgggggagcctggtgggctgccgtctctggggtcacacagagtcagacatgactgaagcgacttagcagcagcagcagcgacaaCTCTGAAGAAAACAGCACCcaccaaacaaaaaaatccccacCTAAACATTCCCCAAACCAAAACAATTGTTTGAGTATACAGCCCTGGATAAAGTTTGCTTTAATTAGGAACAGTATTTTGtatctcaaattaaaaaaaaaattgtacccTTTAAACTGTCCTTTTATGCAGGTGTGATTAAATGCTTAGTTGAAAAGTCATAGCACGGTTGGTAATTTCTGCCTATCTGCTTTTAGGGATTGCAtgtaatttctccatttatttgtgttaaCACTTAGGCGAGGAAAATAAAtgtatccctgctgctgctgctgctgcgtcactt encodes:
- the FEZ2 gene encoding fasciculation and elongation protein zeta-2 isoform X4; the encoded protein is MAADGDWQDFYEFQEPARSLQDQENCNASPEAGAGPGGGGDGFPALACHLEEKLSLCFRPSGPSAEPPRAAVRPITECSLLQGDEIWNALTDNYGNVMPVDWKSSHTRTLHLLTLNLSEKGMSDSLLFDTSDDEELREQLDMHSIIVSCVNDEPLFTADQVIEEIEEMMQESPDPEDDETPTQSDRLSMLSQEIQTLKRSSTSSYEERVKRLSVSELNELLEEIETAIKEYSEELVQQLALRDELEFEKEVKNSFISVLIEVQNKQKEHKETAKKKKKLKNGSSQNGKNERSHMPGTYLTTVIPYEKKNGPPSVEDLQILTKILRAMKEDSEKVPSLLTDYILKVLCPT